The Pirellulimonas nuda genome includes a region encoding these proteins:
- a CDS encoding DUF1559 family PulG-like putative transporter, with the protein MRRAFTLVELLVVIAIIGILIALLLPAVQAARESARRANCQANMKNLALAALNFESARNQFPPAAQERDGSAWSGTTPPPMARHNGLSLLLPYYENGATFDRIDYDWDWNDSTHSDNETYTKQDLAGILLCPSTEADRGRFHVTDYVAMSRMEIDASKKPNLTYDAPGGPVTDLIKSTLVSSYGAAKNRDRVLDNVLQLNRVTMSGSQVSLNDRRKVTPGKVTDGLSKTFLYLESTGKPKIYVLGEFRDENSSANNEFRWASQDTVMELQFYCNTQQLVNCSNRSRVYSWHPGGVNMALADGSVRFYNDDASPQSFVSLLTMAGDELFIDE; encoded by the coding sequence GTGCGCAGAGCCTTTACGCTGGTAGAGCTGTTGGTGGTGATCGCCATCATCGGCATTCTGATCGCGCTGTTGCTCCCCGCCGTGCAGGCGGCCCGCGAGTCGGCCCGGCGGGCCAACTGTCAGGCGAACATGAAGAACCTGGCGCTGGCCGCGCTGAACTTCGAGTCGGCCCGCAACCAGTTCCCGCCGGCGGCGCAGGAACGCGACGGCAGCGCCTGGAGCGGCACGACGCCGCCGCCGATGGCGCGGCACAACGGGCTGTCGCTGCTGCTGCCCTACTACGAGAACGGCGCCACTTTCGATCGCATCGACTACGACTGGGACTGGAACGACAGCACCCACTCCGACAACGAGACCTACACCAAGCAAGACCTGGCGGGCATCCTGCTCTGTCCGTCGACCGAGGCCGACCGGGGCCGCTTCCACGTGACCGACTACGTGGCGATGTCGCGGATGGAGATCGACGCCTCGAAGAAGCCGAACCTAACCTACGACGCCCCCGGCGGGCCGGTGACCGACCTGATCAAATCGACCCTCGTCTCAAGCTACGGCGCCGCCAAGAACCGCGACCGTGTGCTCGATAACGTGTTGCAGCTCAACCGGGTCACCATGAGCGGCAGTCAGGTCTCGCTGAACGACCGACGCAAGGTCACCCCGGGCAAGGTGACCGATGGCCTCTCGAAGACCTTCCTGTACCTAGAGTCGACCGGCAAGCCAAAAATCTATGTCCTCGGCGAGTTCCGCGACGAGAACTCGTCGGCCAACAACGAGTTTCGTTGGGCGAGCCAAGACACCGTGATGGAGCTCCAGTTCTACTGCAACACTCAGCAGCTGGTAAACTGCTCGAACCGCAGCCGCGTCTACAGTTGGCACCCCGGCGGCGTCAACATGGCGCTGGCCGACGGGTCGGTGCGGTTCTATAACGACGACGCGTCGCC